A region from the Drosophila ananassae strain 14024-0371.13 chromosome 2L, ASM1763931v2, whole genome shotgun sequence genome encodes:
- the LOC6500300 gene encoding phosphoinositide 3-kinase adapter protein 1 isoform X2 → MFLTMDSTNTNLFFSDNPYYFCNDAKSPRTPDSQSSGRGFSLFKRRNSKGGSSPRPLAMSNPEQMRLITSANLDSTATMAFGSPRGSFNSLGGSSQHSFEMQMYRQRSSNSHSGFRGRLGSCNETHSSQCPGGGDHDEVFNPLTSPTSKAHRHHTLPSGGARRHSFGNSGQHHHQQSSQASGAAALGSPDEVPSMMAPRPPLQSPNKFRGNSHRRRDNCGGVNNSGASASGCLATPGYNMDDILIITAKHSERAYLRATFLKNHFDKITKQRGRKPFNFLHIKIDDGPFGEEIAQKYQNTALQIVILCPALLALPHSFLMTQLSAIIRVEKVLAILLDVGEDKVKEMHKAALPSYYKWRRCVVRDNDQVQISNILGIATDILGRALCQRPPCHDHFGSGSGSGLSRSFSACSEGFTVLPKKVKLGQNKVVALLAEPLEKNDTLKLLVEKSGELIELRNFKCRNPYTLQFSIPEACMEISTMIEIRIEKNNKSLGARPIKCESRLRELEQLLRIEDSPIEFMCHALGIGPVERDALDQHLLQCFQRNMPPNFHLLSGASERQPHFFTRLESSPEEYPTLLHFAARWGLNRLCIQLMECPGGDTACGVRNCAGRTPSELAEQEGHHKLAQNIVSFSEFHELTTMYHYFLGVTPGEESGPKPNANIVIEAHAGKAAKSSKPPKHLPPAEYMEMSSGSERENTPEVRTKTETMAISNLNYISVETEDDNLQASVAEKKVDSDKKLPEPALPGPEQTTNELRINEPPYFQSKEHSLQAKSKDEVDALPLYHTDKFSHECSQLLESQPGNDYVLQPSNVPVPVSVPETAAVVPVAVPASVASDDGNYLFQPSNRPVEDHLRIARCPNRQPSYGTLKRSASDASTARSNADDELAEIMHDFKNNVLSIRDVELLVERWKHRNDVQQSFREKQDQIDQLRLEYERIQEQVKSQLKRETPFERFKKFFSRTKPHQAPGGNDSLLDDTKSSIGTSCSFKSSGAVGSVVGAAGRPISSLSLQSLSSSSSSSGRLSTGSNCSGASLGDSGTHSDHEDRRMPHCRLMDNYLVPPPPRPVLTPSSTPGDERHQIVFPSPMSSCLRLNTPTSPIGSEHYQMFPSNIPVYGSPSTSTNSQSNNYLNTIVETKEQAETQHYQNHNGVTLQPIKLNERPNIIYGKLTKSHSVNGCSSFKPKLVPVTCPRAESIEVKAEVYQNVGDIQPGKDKKPEQTSSVPGEAPNYMNC, encoded by the exons ATGTTTTTGACCATGGATAGTACAAATACAAACCTCTTTTTCTCAG ATAACCCCTACTACTTCTGCAATGACGCCAAGTCGCCCCGCACCCCCGACTCGCAGTCCTCGGGGCGAGGCTTCTCCCTCTTCAAGCGCCGCAACTCTAAGGGCGGCAGCAGCCCGCGTCCGCTGGCGATGTCCAACCCGGAACAGATGCGGCTGATCACTTCCGCCAATCTGGACTCCACGGCCACCATGGCCTTCGGCAGCCCGCGGGGCAGCTTCAACTCGCTCGGCGGCTCCTCACAA CACTCGTTCGAGATGCAGATGTACCGCCAGAGATCATCGAATTCGCACTCCGGCTTCCGGGGGCGGCTGGGCTCCTGCAACGAGACGCACAGCTCCCAGTGCCCGGGGGGCGGGGATCACGACGAGGTCTTCAATCCGCTGACATCTCCAACAAG caagGCCCATCGGCACCACACGCTCCCCAGTGGCGGAGCTCGCCGCCATTCCTTTGGCAACTCGGGCCAGCACCACCATCAGCAGAGCTCCCAAGCATCCGGCGCAGCGGCCCTGGGATCTCCGGACGAGGTGCCCAGCATGATGGCCCCCCGCCCGCCTCTGCAGTCCCCCAACAAATTCCGCGGAAATTCGCACCGCAGAAGAG ACAACTGCGGCGGCGTCAACAACAGTGGAGCGAGTGCATCCGGCTGCCTGGCTACTCCCGGCTACAACATGGACGACATCCTGATCATCACAGCCAAGCACAGCGAACGTGCCTATCTGCGGGCCACATTCCTGAAGAACCATTTCGACAAGATTACCAAGCAGCGCGGACGGAAGCCATTCAA TTTTCTGCACATCAAAATTGACGATGGTCCCTTCGGAGAGGAGATCGCCCAGAAGTACCAGAACACCGCGCTCCAGATTGTGATTCTGTGCCCGGCCTTGCTGGCGCTCCCACACAGCTTCTTGATGACCCAGCTCTCCGCCATCATCCGCGTGGAGAAGGTGCTGGCCATCCTCCTGGACGTGGGCGAAGACAAAGTGAAGGAGATGCACAAGGCCGCGCTGCCCAGCTACTACAAGTGGCGTCGCTGCGTGGTGCGCGACAACGACCAGGTGCAGATCAGCAACATCTTGGGAATCGCCACGGACATCCTGGGACGCGCCTTGTGCCAGCGTCCACCCTGCCACGATCATTTCGGCTCGGGAAGCGGCAGTGGCCTTTCGCGGAGCTTCTCCGCTTGCTCGGAGGGCTTCACAGTGCTGCCCAAGAAGGTGAAACTGGGCCAAAACAAAGTGGTCGCTCTGCTAGCAGAACCGCTCGAGAAGAACGACACCTTGAAGCTGCTCGTGGAGAAGTCCGGGGAACTAATTGAACTGCGTAACTTCAAGTGCCGCAATCCGTACACGCTGCAGTTCTCCATTCCGGAAGCTTGCATGGAAATATCCACCATGATTGAAATTCGCATCGAGAAGAACAACAAGAGCCTCGGCGCCCGGCCTATCAAGTGCGAGAGTCGGCTGCGGGAATTGGAGCAGCTTCTACGCATTGAAGACTCGCCGATCGAGTTTATGTGCCACGCCCTGGGCATTGGGCCCGTGGAGCGCGATGCCCTGGACCAGCACCTCCTACAATGCTTCCAACGCAACATGCCGCCAAACTTTCATCTGCTGAGCGGTGCCAGTGAGCGACAACCGCACTTTTTCACTCGACTGGAATCGAGTCCGGAGGAGTACCCCACCCTCCTGCACTTCGCCGCCCGATGGGGACTCAACAGACTCTGCATCCAGTTGATGGAGTGCCCCGGCGGCGACACTGCCTGCGGTGTGAGGAACTGCGCCGGCCGCACTCCCTCCGAATTGGCCGAGCAAGAGGGTCACCACAAGCTGGCCCAGAACATAGTCAGCTTCTCGGAGTTCCACGAACTGACCACCATGTACCATTACTTCTTGGGAGTAACGCCTGGGGAGGAGAGCGGCCCGAAGCCGAACGCCAACATAGTGATCGAGGCTCATGCCGGCAAGGCTGCAAAGTCGAGCAAGCCACCCAAGCACCTGCCCCCAGCGGAGTATATGGAAATGTCGAGTGGGTCTGAACGGGAGAACACTCCAGAAGTCAGAACAAAAACAGAGACTATGGCCATCTCGAATCTGAACTACATAAGCGTGGAAACGGAGGACGATAACCTCCAAGCATCCGTTGCCGAGAAAAAGGTGGATTCCGACAAAAAGCTTCCGGAACCCGCTCTGCCTGGTCCCGAGCAAACCACAAATGAGCTGCGAATCAACGAACCCCCTTACTTTCAGTCCAAAGAGCACAGCCTGCAGGCGAAATCTAAGGACGAGGTCGATGCCCTACCTCTGTACCATACTGACAAGTTCAGCCACGAGTGCTCTCAGCTTCTGGAGAGCCAACCTGGCAATGACTACGTGCTACAGCCTTCCAACGTTCCAGTACCAGTATCCGTACCCGAGACCGCTGCAGTGGTACCTGTAGCGGTACCCGCGTCTGTGGCTTCAGACGATGGAAACTATCTGTTCCAGCCCTCAAACCGCCCGGTAGAAGATCACCTAAGAATAGCCCGCTGCCCGAACCGGCAGCCCAGCTATGGAACGCTGAAGCGAAGTGCCAGTGATGCCAGCACTGCCCGATCTAATGCGGACGACGAGCTAGCGGAGATTATGCACGACTTTAAGAACAACGTTCTCTCCATTCGCGATGTGGAGTTGCTAGTTGAGCGGTGGAAGCATCGCAACGATGTGCAGCAGAGCTTCCGGGAGAAGCAGGACCAGATTGACCAGCTACGGTTGGAGTACGAGCGTATCCAGGAGCAGGTCAAGTCGCAATTGAAAAGGGAAACTCCTTTTGAGCGATTCAAGAAGTTCTTTTCCCGGACAAAGCCCCACCAGGCGCCCGGAGGAAACGACAGCCTTCTAGACGATACCAAGTCCTCGATCGGTACAAGCTGCAGCTTCAAATCGAGCGGCGCTGTGGGTTCAGTAGTGGGTGCGGCCGGTCGACCCATAAGTTCTCTCAGCCTGCAGAGCTTGTCCAGTTCAAGTTCTTCGTCGGGTAGACTTAGCACAGGTAGTAACTGCAGTGGAGCCTCGCTTGGGGATTCGGGAACCCACTCCGACCACGAGGATCGCCGGATGCCGCACTGCCGTCTGATGGACAACTACCTGGTGCCACCGCCTCCGAGGCCAGTGCTAACACCCAGCTCAACGCCCGGTGATGAGCGCCATCAGATAGTATTTCCTTCACCCATGTCTAGCTGCCTTCGGTTAAACACGCCCACCAGTCCTATAGGATCCGAGCACTACCAAATGTTTCCCTCGAATATTCCGGTATATGGGAGCCCATCAACTTCGACCAATTCCCAAAGCAATAACTACCTGAATACCATCGTGGAAACGAAGGAGCAGGCGGAGACGCAGCACTATCAGAACCATAATGGGGTAACCCTACAACCCATCAAACTGAACGAGAGACCGAATATCATCTACGGGAAGTTGACGAAGAGTCACTCCGTCAACGGCTGCAGCTCTTTTAAGCCAAAGCTGGTGCCGGTGACATGTCCTAGGGCGGAAAGTATCGAAGTCAAAGCTGAAGTATACCAGAACGTGGGGGATATTCAACCTGGAAAGGACAAAAAACCCGAACAAACGAGCTCAGTGCCAGGAGAGGCGCCAAATTATATGAACTGCTAG
- the LOC6500300 gene encoding phosphoinositide 3-kinase adapter protein 1 isoform X3 — protein sequence MSMDNPYYFCNDAKSPRTPDSQSSGRGFSLFKRRNSKGGSSPRPLAMSNPEQMRLITSANLDSTATMAFGSPRGSFNSLGGSSQHSFEMQMYRQRSSNSHSGFRGRLGSCNETHSSQCPGGGDHDEVFNPLTSPTSSKAHRHHTLPSGGARRHSFGNSGQHHHQQSSQASGAAALGSPDEVPSMMAPRPPLQSPNKFRGNSHRRRDNCGGVNNSGASASGCLATPGYNMDDILIITAKHSERAYLRATFLKNHFDKITKQRGRKPFNFLHIKIDDGPFGEEIAQKYQNTALQIVILCPALLALPHSFLMTQLSAIIRVEKVLAILLDVGEDKVKEMHKAALPSYYKWRRCVVRDNDQVQISNILGIATDILGRALCQRPPCHDHFGSGSGSGLSRSFSACSEGFTVLPKKVKLGQNKVVALLAEPLEKNDTLKLLVEKSGELIELRNFKCRNPYTLQFSIPEACMEISTMIEIRIEKNNKSLGARPIKCESRLRELEQLLRIEDSPIEFMCHALGIGPVERDALDQHLLQCFQRNMPPNFHLLSGASERQPHFFTRLESSPEEYPTLLHFAARWGLNRLCIQLMECPGGDTACGVRNCAGRTPSELAEQEGHHKLAQNIVSFSEFHELTTMYHYFLGVTPGEESGPKPNANIVIEAHAGKAAKSSKPPKHLPPAEYMEMSSGSERENTPEVRTKTETMAISNLNYISVETEDDNLQASVAEKKVDSDKKLPEPALPGPEQTTNELRINEPPYFQSKEHSLQAKSKDEVDALPLYHTDKFSHECSQLLESQPGNDYVLQPSNVPVPVSVPETAAVVPVAVPASVASDDGNYLFQPSNRPVEDHLRIARCPNRQPSYGTLKRSASDASTARSNADDELAEIMHDFKNNVLSIRDVELLVERWKHRNDVQQSFREKQDQIDQLRLEYERIQEQVKSQLKRETPFERFKKFFSRTKPHQAPGGNDSLLDDTKSSIGTSCSFKSSGAVGSVVGAAGRPISSLSLQSLSSSSSSSGRLSTGSNCSGASLGDSGTHSDHEDRRMPHCRLMDNYLVPPPPRPVLTPSSTPGDERHQIVFPSPMSSCLRLNTPTSPIGSEHYQMFPSNIPVYGSPSTSTNSQSNNYLNTIVETKEQAETQHYQNHNGVTLQPIKLNERPNIIYGKLTKSHSVNGCSSFKPKLVPVTCPRAESIEVKAEVYQNVGDIQPGKDKKPEQTSSVPGEAPNYMNC from the exons ATGTCCATGG ATAACCCCTACTACTTCTGCAATGACGCCAAGTCGCCCCGCACCCCCGACTCGCAGTCCTCGGGGCGAGGCTTCTCCCTCTTCAAGCGCCGCAACTCTAAGGGCGGCAGCAGCCCGCGTCCGCTGGCGATGTCCAACCCGGAACAGATGCGGCTGATCACTTCCGCCAATCTGGACTCCACGGCCACCATGGCCTTCGGCAGCCCGCGGGGCAGCTTCAACTCGCTCGGCGGCTCCTCACAA CACTCGTTCGAGATGCAGATGTACCGCCAGAGATCATCGAATTCGCACTCCGGCTTCCGGGGGCGGCTGGGCTCCTGCAACGAGACGCACAGCTCCCAGTGCCCGGGGGGCGGGGATCACGACGAGGTCTTCAATCCGCTGACATCTCCAACAAG cagcaagGCCCATCGGCACCACACGCTCCCCAGTGGCGGAGCTCGCCGCCATTCCTTTGGCAACTCGGGCCAGCACCACCATCAGCAGAGCTCCCAAGCATCCGGCGCAGCGGCCCTGGGATCTCCGGACGAGGTGCCCAGCATGATGGCCCCCCGCCCGCCTCTGCAGTCCCCCAACAAATTCCGCGGAAATTCGCACCGCAGAAGAG ACAACTGCGGCGGCGTCAACAACAGTGGAGCGAGTGCATCCGGCTGCCTGGCTACTCCCGGCTACAACATGGACGACATCCTGATCATCACAGCCAAGCACAGCGAACGTGCCTATCTGCGGGCCACATTCCTGAAGAACCATTTCGACAAGATTACCAAGCAGCGCGGACGGAAGCCATTCAA TTTTCTGCACATCAAAATTGACGATGGTCCCTTCGGAGAGGAGATCGCCCAGAAGTACCAGAACACCGCGCTCCAGATTGTGATTCTGTGCCCGGCCTTGCTGGCGCTCCCACACAGCTTCTTGATGACCCAGCTCTCCGCCATCATCCGCGTGGAGAAGGTGCTGGCCATCCTCCTGGACGTGGGCGAAGACAAAGTGAAGGAGATGCACAAGGCCGCGCTGCCCAGCTACTACAAGTGGCGTCGCTGCGTGGTGCGCGACAACGACCAGGTGCAGATCAGCAACATCTTGGGAATCGCCACGGACATCCTGGGACGCGCCTTGTGCCAGCGTCCACCCTGCCACGATCATTTCGGCTCGGGAAGCGGCAGTGGCCTTTCGCGGAGCTTCTCCGCTTGCTCGGAGGGCTTCACAGTGCTGCCCAAGAAGGTGAAACTGGGCCAAAACAAAGTGGTCGCTCTGCTAGCAGAACCGCTCGAGAAGAACGACACCTTGAAGCTGCTCGTGGAGAAGTCCGGGGAACTAATTGAACTGCGTAACTTCAAGTGCCGCAATCCGTACACGCTGCAGTTCTCCATTCCGGAAGCTTGCATGGAAATATCCACCATGATTGAAATTCGCATCGAGAAGAACAACAAGAGCCTCGGCGCCCGGCCTATCAAGTGCGAGAGTCGGCTGCGGGAATTGGAGCAGCTTCTACGCATTGAAGACTCGCCGATCGAGTTTATGTGCCACGCCCTGGGCATTGGGCCCGTGGAGCGCGATGCCCTGGACCAGCACCTCCTACAATGCTTCCAACGCAACATGCCGCCAAACTTTCATCTGCTGAGCGGTGCCAGTGAGCGACAACCGCACTTTTTCACTCGACTGGAATCGAGTCCGGAGGAGTACCCCACCCTCCTGCACTTCGCCGCCCGATGGGGACTCAACAGACTCTGCATCCAGTTGATGGAGTGCCCCGGCGGCGACACTGCCTGCGGTGTGAGGAACTGCGCCGGCCGCACTCCCTCCGAATTGGCCGAGCAAGAGGGTCACCACAAGCTGGCCCAGAACATAGTCAGCTTCTCGGAGTTCCACGAACTGACCACCATGTACCATTACTTCTTGGGAGTAACGCCTGGGGAGGAGAGCGGCCCGAAGCCGAACGCCAACATAGTGATCGAGGCTCATGCCGGCAAGGCTGCAAAGTCGAGCAAGCCACCCAAGCACCTGCCCCCAGCGGAGTATATGGAAATGTCGAGTGGGTCTGAACGGGAGAACACTCCAGAAGTCAGAACAAAAACAGAGACTATGGCCATCTCGAATCTGAACTACATAAGCGTGGAAACGGAGGACGATAACCTCCAAGCATCCGTTGCCGAGAAAAAGGTGGATTCCGACAAAAAGCTTCCGGAACCCGCTCTGCCTGGTCCCGAGCAAACCACAAATGAGCTGCGAATCAACGAACCCCCTTACTTTCAGTCCAAAGAGCACAGCCTGCAGGCGAAATCTAAGGACGAGGTCGATGCCCTACCTCTGTACCATACTGACAAGTTCAGCCACGAGTGCTCTCAGCTTCTGGAGAGCCAACCTGGCAATGACTACGTGCTACAGCCTTCCAACGTTCCAGTACCAGTATCCGTACCCGAGACCGCTGCAGTGGTACCTGTAGCGGTACCCGCGTCTGTGGCTTCAGACGATGGAAACTATCTGTTCCAGCCCTCAAACCGCCCGGTAGAAGATCACCTAAGAATAGCCCGCTGCCCGAACCGGCAGCCCAGCTATGGAACGCTGAAGCGAAGTGCCAGTGATGCCAGCACTGCCCGATCTAATGCGGACGACGAGCTAGCGGAGATTATGCACGACTTTAAGAACAACGTTCTCTCCATTCGCGATGTGGAGTTGCTAGTTGAGCGGTGGAAGCATCGCAACGATGTGCAGCAGAGCTTCCGGGAGAAGCAGGACCAGATTGACCAGCTACGGTTGGAGTACGAGCGTATCCAGGAGCAGGTCAAGTCGCAATTGAAAAGGGAAACTCCTTTTGAGCGATTCAAGAAGTTCTTTTCCCGGACAAAGCCCCACCAGGCGCCCGGAGGAAACGACAGCCTTCTAGACGATACCAAGTCCTCGATCGGTACAAGCTGCAGCTTCAAATCGAGCGGCGCTGTGGGTTCAGTAGTGGGTGCGGCCGGTCGACCCATAAGTTCTCTCAGCCTGCAGAGCTTGTCCAGTTCAAGTTCTTCGTCGGGTAGACTTAGCACAGGTAGTAACTGCAGTGGAGCCTCGCTTGGGGATTCGGGAACCCACTCCGACCACGAGGATCGCCGGATGCCGCACTGCCGTCTGATGGACAACTACCTGGTGCCACCGCCTCCGAGGCCAGTGCTAACACCCAGCTCAACGCCCGGTGATGAGCGCCATCAGATAGTATTTCCTTCACCCATGTCTAGCTGCCTTCGGTTAAACACGCCCACCAGTCCTATAGGATCCGAGCACTACCAAATGTTTCCCTCGAATATTCCGGTATATGGGAGCCCATCAACTTCGACCAATTCCCAAAGCAATAACTACCTGAATACCATCGTGGAAACGAAGGAGCAGGCGGAGACGCAGCACTATCAGAACCATAATGGGGTAACCCTACAACCCATCAAACTGAACGAGAGACCGAATATCATCTACGGGAAGTTGACGAAGAGTCACTCCGTCAACGGCTGCAGCTCTTTTAAGCCAAAGCTGGTGCCGGTGACATGTCCTAGGGCGGAAAGTATCGAAGTCAAAGCTGAAGTATACCAGAACGTGGGGGATATTCAACCTGGAAAGGACAAAAAACCCGAACAAACGAGCTCAGTGCCAGGAGAGGCGCCAAATTATATGAACTGCTAG
- the LOC6500300 gene encoding phosphoinositide 3-kinase adapter protein 1 isoform X1, with protein sequence MFLTMDSTNTNLFFSDNPYYFCNDAKSPRTPDSQSSGRGFSLFKRRNSKGGSSPRPLAMSNPEQMRLITSANLDSTATMAFGSPRGSFNSLGGSSQHSFEMQMYRQRSSNSHSGFRGRLGSCNETHSSQCPGGGDHDEVFNPLTSPTSSKAHRHHTLPSGGARRHSFGNSGQHHHQQSSQASGAAALGSPDEVPSMMAPRPPLQSPNKFRGNSHRRRDNCGGVNNSGASASGCLATPGYNMDDILIITAKHSERAYLRATFLKNHFDKITKQRGRKPFNFLHIKIDDGPFGEEIAQKYQNTALQIVILCPALLALPHSFLMTQLSAIIRVEKVLAILLDVGEDKVKEMHKAALPSYYKWRRCVVRDNDQVQISNILGIATDILGRALCQRPPCHDHFGSGSGSGLSRSFSACSEGFTVLPKKVKLGQNKVVALLAEPLEKNDTLKLLVEKSGELIELRNFKCRNPYTLQFSIPEACMEISTMIEIRIEKNNKSLGARPIKCESRLRELEQLLRIEDSPIEFMCHALGIGPVERDALDQHLLQCFQRNMPPNFHLLSGASERQPHFFTRLESSPEEYPTLLHFAARWGLNRLCIQLMECPGGDTACGVRNCAGRTPSELAEQEGHHKLAQNIVSFSEFHELTTMYHYFLGVTPGEESGPKPNANIVIEAHAGKAAKSSKPPKHLPPAEYMEMSSGSERENTPEVRTKTETMAISNLNYISVETEDDNLQASVAEKKVDSDKKLPEPALPGPEQTTNELRINEPPYFQSKEHSLQAKSKDEVDALPLYHTDKFSHECSQLLESQPGNDYVLQPSNVPVPVSVPETAAVVPVAVPASVASDDGNYLFQPSNRPVEDHLRIARCPNRQPSYGTLKRSASDASTARSNADDELAEIMHDFKNNVLSIRDVELLVERWKHRNDVQQSFREKQDQIDQLRLEYERIQEQVKSQLKRETPFERFKKFFSRTKPHQAPGGNDSLLDDTKSSIGTSCSFKSSGAVGSVVGAAGRPISSLSLQSLSSSSSSSGRLSTGSNCSGASLGDSGTHSDHEDRRMPHCRLMDNYLVPPPPRPVLTPSSTPGDERHQIVFPSPMSSCLRLNTPTSPIGSEHYQMFPSNIPVYGSPSTSTNSQSNNYLNTIVETKEQAETQHYQNHNGVTLQPIKLNERPNIIYGKLTKSHSVNGCSSFKPKLVPVTCPRAESIEVKAEVYQNVGDIQPGKDKKPEQTSSVPGEAPNYMNC encoded by the exons ATGTTTTTGACCATGGATAGTACAAATACAAACCTCTTTTTCTCAG ATAACCCCTACTACTTCTGCAATGACGCCAAGTCGCCCCGCACCCCCGACTCGCAGTCCTCGGGGCGAGGCTTCTCCCTCTTCAAGCGCCGCAACTCTAAGGGCGGCAGCAGCCCGCGTCCGCTGGCGATGTCCAACCCGGAACAGATGCGGCTGATCACTTCCGCCAATCTGGACTCCACGGCCACCATGGCCTTCGGCAGCCCGCGGGGCAGCTTCAACTCGCTCGGCGGCTCCTCACAA CACTCGTTCGAGATGCAGATGTACCGCCAGAGATCATCGAATTCGCACTCCGGCTTCCGGGGGCGGCTGGGCTCCTGCAACGAGACGCACAGCTCCCAGTGCCCGGGGGGCGGGGATCACGACGAGGTCTTCAATCCGCTGACATCTCCAACAAG cagcaagGCCCATCGGCACCACACGCTCCCCAGTGGCGGAGCTCGCCGCCATTCCTTTGGCAACTCGGGCCAGCACCACCATCAGCAGAGCTCCCAAGCATCCGGCGCAGCGGCCCTGGGATCTCCGGACGAGGTGCCCAGCATGATGGCCCCCCGCCCGCCTCTGCAGTCCCCCAACAAATTCCGCGGAAATTCGCACCGCAGAAGAG ACAACTGCGGCGGCGTCAACAACAGTGGAGCGAGTGCATCCGGCTGCCTGGCTACTCCCGGCTACAACATGGACGACATCCTGATCATCACAGCCAAGCACAGCGAACGTGCCTATCTGCGGGCCACATTCCTGAAGAACCATTTCGACAAGATTACCAAGCAGCGCGGACGGAAGCCATTCAA TTTTCTGCACATCAAAATTGACGATGGTCCCTTCGGAGAGGAGATCGCCCAGAAGTACCAGAACACCGCGCTCCAGATTGTGATTCTGTGCCCGGCCTTGCTGGCGCTCCCACACAGCTTCTTGATGACCCAGCTCTCCGCCATCATCCGCGTGGAGAAGGTGCTGGCCATCCTCCTGGACGTGGGCGAAGACAAAGTGAAGGAGATGCACAAGGCCGCGCTGCCCAGCTACTACAAGTGGCGTCGCTGCGTGGTGCGCGACAACGACCAGGTGCAGATCAGCAACATCTTGGGAATCGCCACGGACATCCTGGGACGCGCCTTGTGCCAGCGTCCACCCTGCCACGATCATTTCGGCTCGGGAAGCGGCAGTGGCCTTTCGCGGAGCTTCTCCGCTTGCTCGGAGGGCTTCACAGTGCTGCCCAAGAAGGTGAAACTGGGCCAAAACAAAGTGGTCGCTCTGCTAGCAGAACCGCTCGAGAAGAACGACACCTTGAAGCTGCTCGTGGAGAAGTCCGGGGAACTAATTGAACTGCGTAACTTCAAGTGCCGCAATCCGTACACGCTGCAGTTCTCCATTCCGGAAGCTTGCATGGAAATATCCACCATGATTGAAATTCGCATCGAGAAGAACAACAAGAGCCTCGGCGCCCGGCCTATCAAGTGCGAGAGTCGGCTGCGGGAATTGGAGCAGCTTCTACGCATTGAAGACTCGCCGATCGAGTTTATGTGCCACGCCCTGGGCATTGGGCCCGTGGAGCGCGATGCCCTGGACCAGCACCTCCTACAATGCTTCCAACGCAACATGCCGCCAAACTTTCATCTGCTGAGCGGTGCCAGTGAGCGACAACCGCACTTTTTCACTCGACTGGAATCGAGTCCGGAGGAGTACCCCACCCTCCTGCACTTCGCCGCCCGATGGGGACTCAACAGACTCTGCATCCAGTTGATGGAGTGCCCCGGCGGCGACACTGCCTGCGGTGTGAGGAACTGCGCCGGCCGCACTCCCTCCGAATTGGCCGAGCAAGAGGGTCACCACAAGCTGGCCCAGAACATAGTCAGCTTCTCGGAGTTCCACGAACTGACCACCATGTACCATTACTTCTTGGGAGTAACGCCTGGGGAGGAGAGCGGCCCGAAGCCGAACGCCAACATAGTGATCGAGGCTCATGCCGGCAAGGCTGCAAAGTCGAGCAAGCCACCCAAGCACCTGCCCCCAGCGGAGTATATGGAAATGTCGAGTGGGTCTGAACGGGAGAACACTCCAGAAGTCAGAACAAAAACAGAGACTATGGCCATCTCGAATCTGAACTACATAAGCGTGGAAACGGAGGACGATAACCTCCAAGCATCCGTTGCCGAGAAAAAGGTGGATTCCGACAAAAAGCTTCCGGAACCCGCTCTGCCTGGTCCCGAGCAAACCACAAATGAGCTGCGAATCAACGAACCCCCTTACTTTCAGTCCAAAGAGCACAGCCTGCAGGCGAAATCTAAGGACGAGGTCGATGCCCTACCTCTGTACCATACTGACAAGTTCAGCCACGAGTGCTCTCAGCTTCTGGAGAGCCAACCTGGCAATGACTACGTGCTACAGCCTTCCAACGTTCCAGTACCAGTATCCGTACCCGAGACCGCTGCAGTGGTACCTGTAGCGGTACCCGCGTCTGTGGCTTCAGACGATGGAAACTATCTGTTCCAGCCCTCAAACCGCCCGGTAGAAGATCACCTAAGAATAGCCCGCTGCCCGAACCGGCAGCCCAGCTATGGAACGCTGAAGCGAAGTGCCAGTGATGCCAGCACTGCCCGATCTAATGCGGACGACGAGCTAGCGGAGATTATGCACGACTTTAAGAACAACGTTCTCTCCATTCGCGATGTGGAGTTGCTAGTTGAGCGGTGGAAGCATCGCAACGATGTGCAGCAGAGCTTCCGGGAGAAGCAGGACCAGATTGACCAGCTACGGTTGGAGTACGAGCGTATCCAGGAGCAGGTCAAGTCGCAATTGAAAAGGGAAACTCCTTTTGAGCGATTCAAGAAGTTCTTTTCCCGGACAAAGCCCCACCAGGCGCCCGGAGGAAACGACAGCCTTCTAGACGATACCAAGTCCTCGATCGGTACAAGCTGCAGCTTCAAATCGAGCGGCGCTGTGGGTTCAGTAGTGGGTGCGGCCGGTCGACCCATAAGTTCTCTCAGCCTGCAGAGCTTGTCCAGTTCAAGTTCTTCGTCGGGTAGACTTAGCACAGGTAGTAACTGCAGTGGAGCCTCGCTTGGGGATTCGGGAACCCACTCCGACCACGAGGATCGCCGGATGCCGCACTGCCGTCTGATGGACAACTACCTGGTGCCACCGCCTCCGAGGCCAGTGCTAACACCCAGCTCAACGCCCGGTGATGAGCGCCATCAGATAGTATTTCCTTCACCCATGTCTAGCTGCCTTCGGTTAAACACGCCCACCAGTCCTATAGGATCCGAGCACTACCAAATGTTTCCCTCGAATATTCCGGTATATGGGAGCCCATCAACTTCGACCAATTCCCAAAGCAATAACTACCTGAATACCATCGTGGAAACGAAGGAGCAGGCGGAGACGCAGCACTATCAGAACCATAATGGGGTAACCCTACAACCCATCAAACTGAACGAGAGACCGAATATCATCTACGGGAAGTTGACGAAGAGTCACTCCGTCAACGGCTGCAGCTCTTTTAAGCCAAAGCTGGTGCCGGTGACATGTCCTAGGGCGGAAAGTATCGAAGTCAAAGCTGAAGTATACCAGAACGTGGGGGATATTCAACCTGGAAAGGACAAAAAACCCGAACAAACGAGCTCAGTGCCAGGAGAGGCGCCAAATTATATGAACTGCTAG